A DNA window from Sporomusaceae bacterium FL31 contains the following coding sequences:
- the spoIIR gene encoding stage II sporulation protein R: MRRNLLVPVTIISIFVLLGWAFLFEQIKQNAPVSFEQEGLIRFHVLANSDKPEDQQLKLKVRDAVIAYLAPQLEHLTEPEDARQVVVANESKLIDIAQHVIVENGANYPVSIEFGIFDFPVKSYGNFVLPAGKYEAVRILIGNAEGKNWWCVLFPPLCFIDITNAAAVPTDNANIISRNENATDNIEIKWKVAEVWDLINRR, encoded by the coding sequence TTGAGGAGAAATTTACTAGTTCCTGTTACTATAATTTCAATCTTCGTATTATTAGGCTGGGCGTTTTTATTTGAACAGATAAAACAGAATGCTCCAGTTTCGTTTGAACAAGAAGGATTAATCAGATTTCATGTCTTAGCAAATAGCGACAAGCCAGAGGATCAGCAGCTTAAGCTCAAAGTTCGGGATGCGGTTATTGCGTATCTTGCACCTCAGTTAGAGCATTTGACAGAACCTGAGGATGCTCGGCAAGTTGTCGTAGCGAATGAAAGCAAGCTTATTGATATTGCCCAACATGTTATTGTCGAGAATGGTGCAAATTATCCTGTTAGTATCGAATTTGGTATCTTTGATTTTCCAGTTAAATCTTATGGTAATTTCGTACTCCCAGCAGGGAAATATGAAGCTGTTCGAATCTTAATAGGAAATGCAGAGGGGAAGAACTGGTGGTGTGTTTTGTTTCCTCCCCTGTGTTTTATCGATATTACCAATGCCGCTGCAGTTCCTACCGACAATGCAAACATTATAAGCAGGAATGAGAATGCTACCGATAATATTGAAATAAAATGGAAAGTTGCAGAAGTATGGGATTTAATTAATCGCCGATAA
- the cisA_4 gene encoding putative DNA recombinase gives MNAIYVRVSTEEQAQSGYSLEDQLKACHNRLLAMGLSDTCEYIDDGYSGEFIDRPALDRLRNDLNTGLIQSIVIYDPDRMSRNLTVQLVLASEFEKAGAKLYFVTGDYDASPEGRLFFNMKGAVSAYEKEKIRERTSRGRRAKAQKGKIVLNSHPFGYDWDAENSMYIVNQEEAAIVRQIYELCLTNSWGARMISLDLAKQGIKGYNNQPLSLSTVSRILSKEMYYGQHYLFRQRVRKIAQNKRDIKNNPPELWIPVKIPAIVSHTTWLAVQDQLQRNKKVAKRNTKHNYLLRGVLCCALCGRSMTAYSRPGKRKQGEEKLYRYYSCISKESNSYAISGHRCQCRRIPVEELEEAVWESLVDIACDQKFLDAYFNKHHAPDYSAELSSITQTQESLLSKRDEITKWYCSNLIDNVTAEKELRLIQKDLEANKAAKLACQEAFDKIKKPALLPTDILKATTFQEKRKIILSFQYQIHAVRLTDHFEFWFKE, from the coding sequence ATGAATGCCATATACGTAAGAGTGTCAACTGAAGAACAGGCACAGAGTGGGTATTCACTGGAAGATCAACTGAAAGCTTGTCATAATCGCTTGTTGGCAATGGGATTAAGCGATACTTGCGAGTACATAGATGACGGGTACTCCGGAGAGTTTATTGACCGCCCAGCTCTTGATCGACTCCGGAATGATTTAAATACAGGATTAATCCAATCCATCGTGATTTATGATCCAGACCGAATGAGTAGAAATTTGACTGTACAACTTGTCTTAGCTAGTGAATTCGAGAAGGCAGGTGCAAAGCTTTATTTTGTAACAGGCGACTATGACGCAAGTCCAGAAGGCCGCTTGTTTTTTAATATGAAAGGTGCCGTATCTGCCTACGAAAAAGAAAAGATTCGTGAGCGCACTTCACGCGGCCGCCGGGCTAAAGCTCAAAAAGGTAAAATTGTTCTTAATTCTCATCCGTTTGGCTATGACTGGGATGCAGAAAATAGTATGTATATCGTCAATCAGGAAGAAGCTGCGATAGTTCGACAGATTTATGAATTATGTTTAACCAATAGCTGGGGTGCTCGAATGATCTCCTTAGACTTAGCAAAGCAAGGCATTAAAGGCTATAATAATCAGCCACTTTCACTCTCTACCGTTTCACGAATTTTATCAAAAGAAATGTATTATGGACAGCACTATTTATTTAGGCAACGAGTACGTAAGATTGCTCAGAACAAACGTGATATAAAAAATAATCCTCCCGAATTATGGATACCAGTAAAAATCCCAGCGATTGTATCGCATACTACTTGGCTAGCAGTCCAAGATCAGTTGCAGCGCAACAAAAAAGTCGCAAAGCGGAATACAAAACATAATTATCTGCTGCGTGGTGTACTATGTTGCGCCTTATGCGGCCGCTCTATGACAGCCTATTCTCGCCCAGGCAAACGTAAGCAGGGTGAAGAAAAACTATATCGATACTATTCCTGTATCTCAAAAGAATCAAACTCTTACGCTATCTCAGGTCATCGTTGTCAATGCCGAAGAATACCCGTAGAAGAATTAGAGGAAGCAGTTTGGGAAAGCCTTGTAGATATTGCCTGTGATCAAAAATTCTTAGATGCGTACTTTAACAAACATCATGCACCTGATTATTCCGCTGAACTGTCGTCTATTACACAAACACAGGAATCGTTATTGTCTAAGCGTGATGAGATAACTAAGTGGTATTGCAGCAACTTGATAGACAATGTAACAGCAGAGAAGGAGCTTCGCCTTATTCAAAAAGATTTAGAAGCAAACAAGGCTGCAAAATTAGCCTGCCAGGAAGCTTTTGACAAAATAAAAAAGCCAGCACTTTTACCGACTGATATTTTGAAAGCAACAACCTTTCAAGAAAAGCGTAAAATAATACTGAGCTTTCAATACCAAATTCATGCTGTTCGCTTAACTGATCACTTCGAATTCTGGTTTAAGGAGTAG
- a CDS encoding PRC-barrel protein: MKFRSNNRYDGVTSYTSDLKMKEVINVIDGKRLGTITDIEIDVDTGRLTAIVVPGTGKFLGLFGRNEDVVIPWEKINKIGSDVILVESSFFTDARPTDK, encoded by the coding sequence GTGAAATTTAGGAGTAATAATCGATACGATGGTGTTACCAGTTACACATCAGACCTTAAAATGAAAGAAGTCATCAACGTTATTGATGGCAAACGATTAGGGACGATTACTGATATTGAAATTGATGTTGATACGGGACGGCTTACTGCTATCGTTGTTCCGGGAACAGGTAAGTTTCTTGGTTTATTTGGACGTAACGAAGATGTAGTAATCCCATGGGAAAAAATTAATAAAATTGGTTCAGATGTTATTCTAGTAGAATCATCTTTTTTTACTGATGCCAGGCCCACAGATAAATAA
- the nrdR gene encoding transcriptional repressor NrdR: MRCPFCGCAESKVIDSRAAEEGNSIRRRRECLTCVRRFTTYEVIEQIPLMVIKKDGRRVIFERNKLLNGLIRACEKRPISIDTIEAIADGIEKDIRNSMEREIPTQTIGELVMKNLREVDQVAYVRFASVYRQFADINNFMQELEHLMNLQKPESDIVKK; encoded by the coding sequence ATGCGTTGTCCATTTTGCGGTTGTGCGGAAAGCAAAGTTATTGATTCACGAGCAGCAGAAGAAGGAAATTCCATACGGAGACGGCGGGAGTGTTTGACTTGCGTAAGGCGATTTACGACTTATGAAGTGATTGAGCAAATTCCCCTTATGGTCATAAAGAAAGATGGACGACGGGTGATTTTTGAGCGAAATAAGTTATTGAACGGTTTAATTAGAGCATGTGAGAAAAGGCCTATATCGATTGATACAATTGAAGCTATCGCAGACGGGATTGAGAAGGATATTCGAAATTCTATGGAACGAGAAATACCTACACAAACTATCGGAGAATTAGTTATGAAAAATCTACGAGAAGTTGATCAGGTTGCTTATGTTCGTTTTGCTTCAGTTTATCGTCAATTTGCTGATATCAATAATTTCATGCAGGAGTTGGAGCATTTGATGAATTTACAGAAGCCGGAAAGCGACATTGTTAAAAAGTGA
- the nrdD_2 gene encoding anaerobic ribonucleoside triphosphate reductase has translation MFTKIRKRDGREVEFDEGNITEAIFKAAKAVGGADKQLAIELTLDVLRYLKQKYNGKVFSVEDVQDTVEKILIEKGHAKTAKAYILHRDKRTRIRDAKSDLMDAVADILVETNRENANVSNSPSAKMLQIASAASKAYYLNRLIPENMSLAHIKGDIHIHDLDFYGKTLTCVQIPLGKLLQTGFNNGHGHIRAPKRPASATALAAIILQSSQNDMHGGQSFAFFDRDMAPFMAKASEEEVYQAMEALIYNLNSMHSRAGAQVPFSSLNIGTDISPAGRTVTKNVLLAYEKGLGRGENPIFPNIIFRIKEGVNLNPGDPNYDLFKLAIRVASQRLNPTFSFMDSSFNKPYGDQVGYMGCRTRVMSNLCGPEVTDGRGNLSFTTINMPRLAIKAERDLMKFYQSLSDLIDLTCDQILHRYQVQAKLKVKDMPFLMGQGLYLDSEKLSFNDNIADVIKHGSLSVGFIGLAETLLALTGYHHGENEESQALGEEIVAFMRNKLDKAAEKHNLNFTLLATPAEGLSGRFVKMDRREYGLIPGVTDKDYYTNSFHIPVNYPIGAYDKIRLEGVYHKYTNAGHISYVEFDAPPVNNLSAVEEILRYMKQCDIGYAGVNFPVDFCEGCGYLGVIDTDSCPVCHTASIRRVRRITGYLSTMDRFNDAKCIELKERVSHS, from the coding sequence ATGTTTACAAAGATTAGAAAACGGGATGGACGAGAAGTAGAGTTTGATGAAGGTAATATCACTGAGGCGATTTTCAAGGCAGCGAAAGCTGTTGGTGGAGCGGATAAACAGCTGGCAATTGAATTAACTCTCGATGTATTAAGATATTTAAAGCAGAAATACAATGGTAAAGTATTTAGTGTTGAGGATGTTCAAGATACTGTTGAAAAGATTTTGATTGAAAAAGGTCATGCCAAAACGGCTAAAGCCTATATTTTGCATCGTGACAAGCGCACTCGTATTCGTGATGCAAAGTCTGATCTTATGGATGCGGTTGCTGATATTTTAGTTGAAACAAATCGGGAAAATGCAAATGTGTCAAATTCTCCATCTGCTAAAATGCTTCAGATTGCCAGTGCAGCCAGTAAAGCTTATTATCTCAATAGGCTTATCCCTGAGAATATGTCATTAGCACATATTAAAGGCGACATTCATATTCATGATCTTGATTTTTATGGAAAAACGCTTACGTGTGTCCAAATCCCATTGGGAAAACTCCTCCAGACAGGATTTAATAATGGTCATGGACATATTCGTGCACCTAAGCGTCCTGCTTCTGCCACTGCATTAGCAGCTATTATTTTACAAAGTTCACAGAATGATATGCATGGTGGTCAATCTTTTGCCTTTTTTGACCGTGATATGGCTCCATTTATGGCTAAAGCCAGTGAAGAGGAAGTCTATCAGGCCATGGAAGCTTTAATTTATAATTTAAATAGTATGCACAGTCGCGCTGGTGCTCAGGTACCATTCTCCAGCCTTAATATAGGCACAGATATATCGCCAGCCGGCCGAACTGTGACAAAAAATGTTCTCTTAGCCTATGAAAAAGGCTTGGGACGTGGGGAAAACCCAATTTTCCCTAATATCATTTTTAGGATTAAAGAAGGTGTCAATTTAAATCCTGGTGATCCAAATTATGATTTATTTAAACTTGCTATTCGAGTCGCATCGCAGCGGTTAAATCCAACCTTTAGCTTTATGGATTCTTCCTTTAATAAGCCATACGGTGATCAGGTCGGTTATATGGGGTGTCGCACTCGGGTTATGTCTAATCTATGTGGACCAGAAGTGACTGATGGACGCGGGAATCTTAGTTTTACAACAATCAACATGCCGCGCCTAGCAATAAAAGCCGAGCGAGACTTGATGAAGTTTTATCAGAGTTTGTCTGACTTAATTGACTTAACTTGTGATCAAATTTTGCATCGATATCAAGTTCAAGCCAAGCTTAAAGTTAAAGACATGCCTTTTTTAATGGGACAAGGATTATATCTAGACTCAGAAAAACTATCATTTAATGATAACATTGCAGATGTTATTAAGCATGGTTCGTTGTCTGTTGGTTTTATCGGATTGGCAGAAACGCTCTTGGCCTTAACTGGTTACCATCATGGAGAGAATGAAGAATCGCAAGCTCTTGGTGAAGAAATTGTTGCTTTTATGCGCAATAAATTAGATAAAGCAGCTGAAAAGCATAACTTGAATTTCACTTTATTGGCAACTCCTGCAGAAGGGCTTTCTGGTCGATTTGTGAAAATGGATCGTCGAGAATATGGTCTAATACCAGGTGTTACTGATAAGGATTATTATACGAATTCTTTTCATATTCCGGTTAACTACCCAATTGGAGCTTATGATAAAATAAGATTAGAAGGAGTTTATCATAAGTATACCAATGCAGGACATATCAGCTATGTTGAATTTGATGCTCCACCAGTTAATAATTTGTCTGCTGTTGAAGAAATTCTACGGTATATGAAGCAATGCGATATTGGTTATGCAGGCGTAAATTTTCCGGTAGATTTCTGTGAAGGCTGCGGTTATCTAGGTGTGATTGATACAGATAGTTGTCCTGTATGTCATACCGCAAGTATTAGACGAGTTAGACGTATTACTGGGTATTTGAGTACAATGGATCGATTTAATGATGCTAAATGTATTGAATTAAAAGAACGGGTCTCACATTCTTAG
- the nrdG gene encoding anaerobic ribonucleoside-triphosphate reductase-activating protein — MDLRIAGIVKDSVVDGPGFRLVIFTQGCYHNCLGCHNSETHDPAGGKIIHTDEIMNMVAAAKLIRGVTFSGGEPFLQAKALALLAEKIKARGLNIVTYSGYVFEQLLAMSIQRREVRELLHRTDILVDGPFQIEKRDLRLAFRGSTNQRLIDVPSSLRSGHVVLWDELRSICSNA, encoded by the coding sequence ATGGATTTACGAATTGCTGGTATCGTTAAAGATAGTGTTGTAGATGGACCTGGTTTTCGATTGGTGATTTTTACCCAAGGATGTTACCATAATTGCCTGGGGTGTCATAATTCGGAGACTCATGATCCGGCAGGCGGCAAAATTATTCATACAGATGAAATTATGAATATGGTTGCTGCCGCGAAGCTGATTCGTGGTGTAACTTTCTCGGGTGGTGAGCCTTTTTTGCAGGCAAAGGCATTGGCTTTGCTTGCCGAAAAGATTAAGGCGAGAGGGTTAAATATCGTGACATATAGTGGTTACGTCTTTGAGCAGCTTTTGGCAATGTCCATTCAGCGGCGTGAAGTCAGAGAACTTCTTCATCGTACAGATATTTTAGTGGATGGGCCATTTCAAATTGAAAAACGCGATTTGCGATTAGCCTTTCGGGGTTCAACCAATCAAAGATTAATTGATGTGCCTAGTTCACTAAGGAGTGGCCATGTTGTGTTATGGGATGAACTGAGATCTATTTGTAGTAATGCCTAG
- a CDS encoding B12-binding domain-containing radical SAM protein, whose protein sequence is MSWYLKEQMQKILDQEQGAMVFAPGSRNGFALAYPNTYHVGMSNLGFQIIYQKINERSDTACERIFMPDKKTEQEYIRTNTPLMTLETQRSLYEFSLIGFAITFEMDYFHILKILSLGKVTLLAKERGDNDPIVIAGGPCATFNPEPLADFIDVFIIGEGEEVINEFLDQYYKGKSEALSRNELLLELANIPGVYVPRFYRHDYQDDGTIKKIENADGAPQTIQRRWVKDLDRHAAQTVVLTEDTEFRGMYLVEVARGCGRHCRFCMAGYCYREPRVRSLEKIMDAVQQAKAAGKKVGLMGAAISDYPHIDQLCTNIIALGLGLSVASLRADSLTEKLVTALASSGQRTITLAPEAASLRMRNIINKGIDDEHLFHSIALAGQAGIPNVRLYIMIGLPFEEDYDIDAIVTMAKDVKRFMESQGSKGMLTLSINPFIPKPVTPFQWLPMDEMRKVEAKLKHIQTELRHSKGIELLIESPKEAYIQGILSRGDRRLGAALQTAHTLGGSKHFRKALKQHGLHEDFYLYRLRLENEVFPWQPINIGLEPAYLYQELEKSRLEQYTIPCFKGCIRCGICQQKPEGEL, encoded by the coding sequence TTGTCTTGGTATTTGAAGGAACAAATGCAAAAAATATTAGATCAAGAGCAAGGTGCCATGGTATTTGCACCAGGATCTCGGAATGGATTTGCTCTCGCTTATCCAAATACATATCATGTTGGCATGTCTAACTTGGGTTTTCAAATTATTTATCAGAAAATTAATGAGCGCAGCGATACCGCCTGTGAAAGAATATTTATGCCTGATAAAAAGACAGAACAGGAATACATTCGGACAAACACCCCTCTTATGACTCTTGAAACCCAACGGTCTTTATATGAATTCTCACTGATAGGGTTTGCCATTACCTTTGAAATGGATTATTTTCATATATTAAAAATTCTTTCTTTAGGAAAGGTGACACTTTTGGCTAAAGAGCGTGGTGACAATGATCCGATCGTTATTGCTGGTGGACCTTGTGCGACCTTTAATCCGGAACCACTAGCGGATTTTATTGATGTTTTTATTATTGGTGAAGGCGAAGAAGTGATTAATGAATTTCTTGATCAGTATTATAAAGGGAAAAGCGAAGCATTATCCAGGAATGAATTATTACTGGAACTAGCAAATATTCCAGGCGTGTATGTACCCCGGTTTTATCGCCATGACTATCAAGATGATGGTACAATCAAAAAGATTGAGAATGCTGATGGCGCTCCTCAAACCATTCAACGGCGGTGGGTGAAAGACCTTGACCGGCATGCTGCCCAGACTGTTGTTTTAACAGAGGATACTGAATTTAGGGGGATGTACTTAGTTGAAGTGGCACGGGGGTGCGGACGCCATTGCCGTTTTTGCATGGCTGGGTATTGTTATCGAGAACCTAGAGTCAGATCATTAGAAAAAATCATGGATGCAGTTCAACAAGCAAAAGCGGCAGGTAAAAAAGTTGGTTTGATGGGGGCAGCTATTTCGGATTATCCTCATATTGATCAACTCTGTACGAATATTATTGCACTCGGCTTAGGTTTGTCGGTTGCATCATTAAGAGCTGATTCTTTGACCGAGAAACTGGTTACTGCTTTAGCGTCAAGCGGGCAACGCACAATAACCCTAGCTCCAGAAGCGGCTAGTTTACGCATGCGAAATATTATTAACAAAGGGATAGATGATGAGCACTTATTTCATTCAATAGCCCTGGCTGGTCAGGCTGGCATACCCAATGTCCGTTTGTATATCATGATTGGGCTGCCTTTTGAAGAAGATTATGATATTGATGCAATTGTCACAATGGCGAAAGACGTCAAACGATTTATGGAGAGCCAAGGGAGCAAAGGAATGCTTACACTTAGTATTAATCCGTTTATTCCGAAACCGGTCACTCCGTTTCAGTGGTTACCTATGGATGAAATGCGTAAGGTAGAAGCTAAGTTAAAGCATATTCAAACAGAGCTTCGCCATTCAAAAGGAATAGAACTGCTGATTGAATCACCTAAAGAAGCCTACATACAAGGAATATTGTCGCGTGGAGACCGAAGGCTAGGTGCTGCATTGCAAACAGCACATACTCTAGGTGGCAGTAAGCATTTCAGAAAAGCACTTAAACAGCACGGATTGCACGAGGATTTTTATCTATATCGTCTTCGCTTGGAAAACGAAGTTTTTCCGTGGCAACCTATCAATATTGGTTTAGAACCTGCATATCTATATCAAGAACTGGAAAAATCGCGCCTCGAGCAGTACACAATACCCTGTTTTAAAGGCTGTATAAGGTGTGGAATATGCCAACAAAAACCAGAGGGGGAACTTTAA
- a CDS encoding laccase domain protein translates to MGFSLNYALSKVWYGSFSHFDHTISTHAISTRLGGESKSPYLSLNLGLHTGDDLNVVQQNRKLFCQAVGVDYNKVVTAEQIHGANVVAVGAQHAGKGVSEFATAIKGTDALITNEPDLSLMLFFADCVPVLILDPIRKAIGLSHAGWKGTVAKIAQKTILAMQSEYGTRPEDCLVGIAPSIGPCCYEVDSQVTNQFKEQFVNWADILQPYQSKWKLNLWLANQQQLSEIGVKNQNIIISEVCTACNKDLFFSYRAEQGITGRIAAAISLKS, encoded by the coding sequence ATGGGCTTTTCCTTAAACTATGCGTTAAGTAAGGTTTGGTATGGTTCTTTTTCTCATTTTGATCATACGATAAGTACTCATGCTATTTCGACAAGATTGGGCGGGGAAAGCAAAAGTCCCTATTTATCGTTAAATTTGGGACTGCATACAGGTGACGATTTGAATGTAGTGCAACAAAATAGAAAATTATTCTGTCAAGCTGTTGGGGTGGACTACAATAAGGTTGTTACTGCCGAGCAAATACATGGGGCAAACGTAGTTGCAGTTGGTGCTCAACATGCAGGAAAAGGCGTAAGTGAGTTTGCAACAGCGATTAAAGGGACCGATGCTCTCATTACCAATGAACCGGACCTTTCTTTAATGCTATTTTTCGCTGATTGTGTACCAGTGTTAATTTTGGACCCTATTCGTAAAGCAATCGGCCTTAGTCACGCTGGCTGGAAGGGAACCGTGGCTAAAATAGCGCAAAAAACCATACTTGCTATGCAAAGTGAATATGGAACAAGGCCTGAGGATTGTCTTGTGGGAATTGCACCATCGATTGGGCCGTGTTGTTATGAAGTGGATAGCCAAGTAACGAATCAGTTTAAAGAACAATTCGTCAATTGGGCAGATATTCTACAACCCTATCAGAGTAAATGGAAACTCAATCTATGGCTTGCCAATCAGCAACAGTTATCGGAAATAGGTGTAAAAAACCAAAATATTATTATTAGCGAAGTTTGCACAGCGTGCAACAAAGATTTGTTTTTTTCTTATCGTGCTGAGCAAGGAATTACAGGGCGTATTGCGGCGGCTATTAGTCTCAAGTCATGA
- a CDS encoding ethanolamine utilization protein EutJ, with product MRQNRIKLFSLLVVFSMIASLVAGCGGGGASSNEIKIGVVYELTGNTASFGTSAANGAKLAFKEINAKGGVLGKQIQTVVADNKGEPSESSNAMTKVITQDKVVAVTGFTTSSNGIAASTVAEVNKIPFVAAATTNPKVTIDEKTGKAKDNVFRVCFIDPFQGTVGANFALNSLKAKNAAIMIDNSSDYSKGLSQFFKEAFTKGGGAIVAEEAYLQKDQDFKTLLTKIKALNPEMIYVPGYYEEVGKIAKQARELGITVPIVGGDGWDSPKLVEIAGGEALTNTYFTNHYSVEDQSPASKTFVDAYTKEYGQAPDAMAVLGYDAAYVLVDAIKRANSAEPAKIREALANTKDYQAVTGSLTLNDKHDAVKSAVIIEFKNGKQVYKETVKP from the coding sequence TTGAGACAAAATCGTATCAAACTATTTAGCTTATTGGTCGTTTTTAGCATGATCGCCAGCCTGGTGGCAGGTTGCGGCGGTGGCGGCGCAAGTTCCAACGAGATTAAAATTGGGGTAGTATACGAGTTAACCGGTAATACAGCTAGTTTCGGTACATCGGCTGCAAATGGCGCTAAATTAGCATTTAAAGAAATTAACGCTAAAGGCGGCGTCCTTGGCAAACAAATTCAAACTGTAGTCGCCGATAACAAAGGAGAACCTTCAGAATCATCTAATGCTATGACCAAGGTAATTACGCAAGATAAAGTTGTTGCAGTAACCGGTTTTACTACCAGCTCTAACGGTATTGCTGCATCAACTGTTGCTGAAGTAAATAAAATACCATTCGTAGCTGCTGCTACAACAAATCCTAAAGTTACAATTGATGAAAAAACCGGCAAGGCAAAAGATAATGTTTTCCGGGTCTGCTTCATTGATCCGTTTCAAGGTACTGTAGGAGCTAACTTTGCTCTTAACAGCTTAAAAGCAAAGAATGCTGCAATTATGATTGATAATTCCAGTGACTACAGCAAAGGTTTGTCACAATTCTTCAAAGAAGCCTTTACTAAAGGCGGCGGTGCGATTGTAGCTGAAGAAGCTTATTTGCAAAAAGATCAGGATTTTAAAACTCTGTTGACTAAAATTAAGGCTTTAAATCCCGAAATGATTTATGTTCCTGGTTATTATGAAGAAGTTGGTAAAATTGCAAAACAAGCTCGTGAATTAGGAATCACTGTTCCAATTGTTGGTGGAGATGGTTGGGATTCACCAAAGCTAGTTGAAATTGCTGGTGGTGAAGCTTTAACGAATACTTACTTTACTAACCATTATTCTGTTGAAGATCAGAGCCCAGCTTCAAAAACTTTCGTAGATGCTTATACTAAAGAGTATGGTCAGGCTCCAGATGCAATGGCTGTACTTGGATATGATGCAGCATACGTCCTGGTTGATGCGATTAAACGTGCTAACAGTGCTGAACCTGCCAAAATCCGTGAAGCACTAGCTAATACTAAAGATTACCAAGCTGTAACTGGTTCTTTAACTCTTAATGACAAACATGATGCTGTTAAGAGTGCAGTAATCATCGAGTTCAAAAACGGAAAACAAGTTTATAAAGAAACAGTAAAACCATAA
- a CDS encoding sigma-54-dependent Fis family transcriptional regulator gives MLGQLINMDTAPVRHYLSNQQPEKVLELFEELLMNYQVQQARFDALLNTIDEAICIIDESDRVVVWNNLAEHLYGITAQEIINKPIEQFFSNLLLTKVMKEWRTVHEQHHTPCPDKHVLINARPVKLAGQVIGGVCAEKDITEVVRLHEKLSQTHEEVASLKMELDKINTKSDSFSTIYGHSAAICEAISVARRVAATHVPVLLRGESGTGKELFAKAIHQASGVSGPFVAINCGAISPNLFESELFGYQSGAFTGADRNGKIGLLEQANGGTVLLDELGDMPKEMQVKLLRTLQDKSIYRVGGNKPIPIDVRFVAATHRNLEDMISKGEFREDLYYRLNVVSISLPSLRDRLDDIPELVHRGIQYYDKIHNKKITKVDPELMAALLQYSWPGNIRELFNVLERLVILADNSLLTLDNLPNTFRRSAFVQRTEEINLPATTTNVEKEMIVVALAGAQYNKAIAAKKLGIPRSTLYYKMRKLGIECQ, from the coding sequence ATGTTGGGACAGCTTATTAATATGGATACCGCGCCAGTTCGCCATTATCTGAGCAATCAACAACCAGAAAAAGTCCTTGAACTGTTTGAAGAGCTTCTGATGAATTATCAGGTTCAGCAAGCTCGATTCGATGCTTTGCTCAATACGATAGATGAAGCTATTTGTATTATTGACGAATCTGATCGAGTTGTGGTCTGGAATAATTTAGCTGAGCATTTGTATGGTATTACTGCTCAAGAAATTATTAATAAACCGATTGAACAATTTTTCTCTAATTTACTGCTAACGAAGGTTATGAAAGAATGGCGAACTGTCCATGAGCAGCATCATACACCTTGTCCTGATAAGCATGTGTTAATTAACGCAAGGCCGGTTAAGTTGGCAGGACAAGTCATTGGTGGAGTTTGCGCCGAAAAAGATATTACTGAAGTAGTGCGACTGCACGAGAAACTATCACAGACTCATGAAGAAGTTGCTTCTTTAAAAATGGAACTTGATAAAATAAATACTAAATCAGATAGTTTTTCTACGATATATGGGCATAGTGCGGCTATTTGTGAAGCAATCAGTGTTGCAAGGCGCGTAGCTGCTACTCATGTTCCTGTGCTGTTGCGTGGTGAAAGCGGTACTGGCAAAGAGTTGTTTGCTAAAGCTATTCATCAAGCAAGTGGCGTATCGGGGCCTTTTGTTGCCATTAACTGTGGTGCCATTTCTCCCAATTTGTTTGAAAGTGAATTGTTTGGTTATCAGTCTGGAGCTTTTACGGGTGCTGACCGCAATGGGAAGATTGGTTTGCTGGAACAAGCCAATGGCGGGACTGTTTTACTTGATGAGCTGGGTGACATGCCCAAAGAAATGCAGGTCAAGTTGCTAAGAACGCTGCAGGATAAAAGTATTTATCGGGTGGGCGGTAATAAACCTATTCCTATTGATGTCCGTTTTGTTGCTGCTACGCACCGCAATTTGGAAGACATGATTAGCAAAGGTGAATTTCGTGAAGATTTATATTATCGCCTGAATGTGGTGTCCATTTCATTGCCGTCTCTGCGTGATCGACTTGATGATATTCCTGAACTTGTCCATCGTGGCATTCAATATTATGATAAAATTCATAATAAAAAAATTACTAAGGTTGATCCTGAATTAATGGCTGCCCTGCTTCAGTACTCTTGGCCTGGTAATATCCGTGAATTGTTTAATGTATTAGAACGTCTGGTAATTTTAGCTGACAATAGCTTACTAACGCTGGATAATTTGCCAAATACTTTTAGGCGTTCTGCTTTTGTTCAGCGGACGGAGGAAATCAACTTGCCTGCAACGACTACCAATGTTGAGAAAGAAATGATCGTAGTAGCGTTAGCCGGAGCTCAATATAATAAAGCAATTGCCGCCAAAAAGCTTGGAATTCCCCGCAGTACGTTATACTATAAAATGCGTAAGTTGGGGATAGAATGTCAATAA